In Candidatus Peregrinibacteria bacterium, a single window of DNA contains:
- a CDS encoding DUF58 domain-containing protein, translated as MNLQDLMKHVRALEISARQNVTEVFAGNYKSSFRGRGMEYEDVREYTEGSDIRDIDWNITAREGKPYVKIYREERELSTFLIVDLSSSMNFGSRDYLKKDIALQVAAILTFSIQKNNDKIGLLAYSEGVETYIPPKKGNAHSLHILRMLLSGYQENFLKSSNLERALSFLHRVSKKRNVCFLITDEIPPNSEKLIALTNKRHDLVIIRISDPMEKSLPQSGVFWTQNPESGAMEEINFSSGSVKQKYRKLRREKEEAFQRILKKYAIDVIDLSTDSNIFQELFFFFRKRQKRF; from the coding sequence ATGAATCTTCAAGATCTCATGAAACACGTTCGGGCTCTCGAGATCAGCGCACGCCAAAATGTGACGGAAGTTTTTGCGGGAAATTATAAATCTTCTTTCCGCGGAAGGGGAATGGAGTACGAAGATGTTCGGGAATACACGGAAGGGAGCGATATTCGCGACATCGACTGGAATATCACTGCTCGAGAAGGAAAACCGTATGTAAAGATATATCGCGAAGAAAGGGAACTCAGTACCTTCCTCATTGTTGATCTTTCTTCATCGATGAATTTTGGGTCTCGGGATTATCTCAAAAAAGATATTGCCCTGCAGGTAGCAGCAATCCTCACCTTTTCTATACAGAAAAATAACGATAAAATTGGACTTCTCGCATATTCAGAAGGAGTCGAAACATATATTCCTCCAAAGAAAGGAAATGCACACAGTCTTCATATCTTGCGAATGCTCCTCTCCGGATATCAGGAGAATTTTTTGAAATCGTCGAATTTAGAGAGGGCACTCAGTTTTCTTCATCGTGTCAGCAAAAAAAGAAATGTGTGTTTTCTCATCACTGATGAAATACCTCCGAATTCTGAAAAACTCATAGCACTCACGAACAAACGTCATGATCTCGTCATTATAAGAATCAGCGATCCCATGGAAAAATCTCTTCCTCAGAGTGGTGTATTTTGGACACAAAATCCTGAATCAGGAGCAATGGAAGAAATCAATTTTTCGAGCGGGAGTGTGAAACAAAAGTATAGGAAATTGCGGAGAGAGAAGGAAGAGGCTTTTCAGAGAATTCTCAAGAAATATGCGATTGATGTAATTGACCTTTCCACAGATTCCAATATTTTCCAAGAACTTTTCTTCTTTTTTCGAAAAAGGCAAAAACGATTTTAA
- a CDS encoding MoxR family ATPase has product MPYLKETSMALQEYGVLLHEVQDEISRVIIGQKALVQKMLIALMGNGHILLEGVPGLAKTKSIATLAKILGVKFQRIQFTPDLLPSDLIGNRIYNQKDHSFSVKKGPIFANFILADEINRAPAKVQSALLEAMQEYQVTIGEETFPLEKPFFVLATQNPIEQEGTYPLPEAQVDRFFLKVRVGYPSESEEVEIMNTTEFSEEPKLKKILTGPKIQELQKIVEHVYADEKIKGYIRDIVFASRFPEKYALEDFTRVIAFGASPRASIALLKAAKGMAFLNGREYVIPEDIKAIGYDVLRHRIIPTYEAEAENITSENIIQKIFATLQVP; this is encoded by the coding sequence ATGCCTTATTTAAAAGAAACATCAATGGCGCTTCAGGAGTATGGAGTACTTCTCCATGAGGTTCAGGATGAAATTTCTCGAGTAATTATTGGACAAAAAGCTCTTGTGCAAAAAATGCTCATTGCCCTTATGGGAAATGGTCATATTCTTCTCGAAGGCGTTCCGGGACTTGCGAAGACGAAATCCATTGCCACCCTTGCGAAAATCCTTGGCGTGAAATTTCAGCGAATTCAATTTACGCCAGATCTTCTCCCATCTGATCTTATTGGAAATCGTATCTATAACCAGAAAGATCATAGTTTTTCAGTGAAAAAAGGACCGATTTTTGCAAATTTTATTCTTGCTGATGAAATCAATCGTGCTCCGGCAAAGGTCCAAAGTGCTCTTCTTGAGGCGATGCAAGAATATCAGGTGACGATTGGAGAAGAGACATTTCCTCTGGAAAAACCATTTTTTGTCTTGGCCACACAAAATCCCATTGAACAAGAGGGGACATATCCACTTCCTGAAGCTCAAGTAGATCGATTTTTCTTAAAGGTTCGCGTGGGATATCCTTCCGAGTCAGAAGAAGTAGAGATAATGAATACCACGGAATTTAGCGAAGAGCCAAAACTCAAAAAAATTCTCACGGGTCCAAAAATTCAGGAACTCCAAAAGATTGTAGAGCATGTATATGCCGATGAAAAAATAAAAGGATATATTCGAGACATTGTCTTTGCGAGTAGATTCCCTGAAAAATACGCACTCGAAGATTTTACGAGAGTAATCGCATTTGGGGCTTCTCCTCGCGCTTCTATTGCACTTCTCAAGGCGGCGAAGGGAATGGCGTTTTTGAATGGACGTGAATACGTTATTCCGGAAGATATAAAGGCAATTGGATACGATGTCCTTCGTCATCGCATTATTCCCACATACGAAGCGGAAGCGGAAAATATCACCTCCGAAAATATCATTCAGAAAATTTTTGCCACTCTTCAAGTTCCATGA